One window of Dehalococcoidia bacterium genomic DNA carries:
- a CDS encoding transposase, whose product MITDGKAADVTTARHFTLPTGSIVAVDRGYYDFDLFAQWNSSSVFFVTRLKSNAAY is encoded by the coding sequence GTGATCACCGATGGCAAGGCGGCCGATGTTACCACCGCTCGTCATTTCACCCTTCCCACCGGCAGCATCGTCGCCGTGGATCGCGGCTACTATGATTTCGATCTTTTCGCTCAATGGAATAGCTCCAGTGTTTTCTTCGTTACCCGGCTCAAAAGCAACGCCGCTTACTAA
- a CDS encoding polysaccharide deacetylase family protein — translation MEMKALVTTTADNLGVLGAYAFLRRKLTKSQVAVLMYHRVCPKRDSWSLEPESPERFEKQIEYLCRNYEILPLARLAEDIEQGNGLPQKAVVITFDDGYKDNYIYAYPILRKYHIPATIFPATGHIGTGNLFWWDKVNYVIHHSIANQLNLDELGIYSTHAALAKAHAGSLIVERLKTLSEERKLVLIEKLLTISGVDIPMDLGKELILSWDEIGEMSNHGVVFGAHTVNHPILTNLPLEQAKYEILQSKKDLEEKLGKETATFSYPNGNLSPQLADFVKGCGFNCAVSVLPNKLISSKDDIFRLGRIPILEDSSKFKVMFCGLWGDLHSAMQRRWED, via the coding sequence ATGGAGATGAAGGCATTAGTAACGACAACAGCTGATAATCTTGGGGTATTAGGTGCTTACGCCTTTCTTCGAAGAAAGCTCACCAAATCTCAGGTGGCTGTGCTAATGTATCATCGGGTCTGCCCCAAAAGGGATAGCTGGTCTCTTGAACCAGAGAGTCCTGAGCGTTTCGAAAAGCAAATCGAATATTTATGTCGAAATTATGAGATTCTTCCACTTGCGAGGCTGGCAGAAGATATCGAGCAAGGAAATGGCCTTCCACAAAAAGCGGTGGTAATCACATTTGATGATGGCTACAAAGATAATTATATCTACGCCTATCCAATTCTCAGAAAATACCACATCCCGGCCACTATTTTCCCTGCTACTGGGCATATCGGCACTGGCAACTTATTCTGGTGGGATAAGGTAAACTATGTTATTCATCACAGCATTGCCAATCAACTTAATTTGGACGAACTTGGAATTTATTCCACTCATGCTGCTCTCGCTAAAGCTCATGCTGGGTCTTTAATTGTTGAGAGATTAAAGACGTTATCTGAAGAGAGAAAGCTTGTTTTGATAGAAAAACTGCTCACTATTTCTGGCGTAGATATCCCTATGGACTTAGGTAAAGAGCTTATTTTGTCTTGGGATGAGATCGGAGAAATGAGCAACCACGGCGTCGTGTTTGGTGCTCACACAGTCAATCACCCTATTCTGACCAATTTGCCATTAGAGCAGGCCAAATATGAGATTCTTCAATCCAAGAAAGATCTTGAGGAGAAGCTTGGCAAGGAGACTGCTACCTTTTCCTATCCCAATGGGAATCTTAGCCCCCAATTGGCTGACTTTGTCAAGGGATGTGGATTCAACTGTGCTGTTTCTGTATTACCCAACAAACTGATTAGCTCAAAGGATGATATTTTCCGTCTGGGTAGAATCCCAATACTTGAAGATAGCAGTAAATTCAAGGTTATGTTTTGTGGGTTATGGGGAGATCTGCATTCTGCAATGCAGAGGAGATGGGAGGACTAG